One Rouxiella sp. S1S-2 genomic window, ATCATGATACCCATGCCGCCCTTCACGTTGCGGTCAAACCAGCGAATAGGCCACGGCTTCCAGATATCAAGAATACGGAACACCACGAAGCCTATTAATACCCACTGCCAGTCATTGGTTGGCAACGCCATCAGCGTTATCCACATGCCGACAAATTCGTCCCACACGATGCTGCCGTGGTCGTGAACACGCATATCTTTCGCGGTTTGGCGACACAGGTAAACGCCGATACAGATTGAGAACATGACCACCAGCGAATAGACCTGCCAGGGTAAGTAAGTCATCACAATCCAGAACGGAATTGCCGCGATGGAACCGGCGGTGCCGGGTCCGATGGGAAACAAGCCGCTGCCGAAGCCGGTTGCCAGCAGATGCCAAGGGTTGCGCAGGTTCAGGCGTTTTTTAGCCGCCGCCATGTCAACAGCATCATTACCGGTTCTGCCCTTGTGGCGCATCGGGCGTTTTCTGTTTCCTGCGTTGCCGCTGGCGTTGTTTTCGATGGTCACTGTGCAGTCTCCTGTGCGAAATGGTCGTATCCCTGCCACTCGAGTTCTACATTATCACCCGAGCGCTGATATTTGATACCTTCGGAAAGTGGCGCAATCTGCCCTACGCAGGTAAAACGCACGCCCAAATGGCCGAGTGCCACTTCCAGCGCACCGCGGTTGATTTCAGGAACGGTGAAGCACAGCTCATAGTCTTCTCCTCCAGTAAGCGCCCACTTCAGCGCCTGCTCTGGCT contains:
- the pgpA gene encoding phosphatidylglycerophosphatase A, producing the protein MAAAKKRLNLRNPWHLLATGFGSGLFPIGPGTAGSIAAIPFWIVMTYLPWQVYSLVVMFSICIGVYLCRQTAKDMRVHDHGSIVWDEFVGMWITLMALPTNDWQWVLIGFVVFRILDIWKPWPIRWFDRNVKGGMGIMIDDVVAGVFGAAIIYLIGHHWPAGLF